Proteins from a genomic interval of Clostridium sp. AN503:
- the mnmA gene encoding tRNA 2-thiouridine(34) synthase MnmA, giving the protein MLNQNKKVVVGMSGGVDSSVAAWLLTQQGYEVIGVTMQIWQDEEETVQQENGGCCGLSAVDDARRVAWQLGIPYYVMNFKREFKASVMDYFVEEYLRGRTPNPCIACNRYVKWESLLKRSMDIGADYIATGHYARVEQLPGGRYALKKSATAAKDQTYALYNLTQDQLAHTLMPVGEYTKDEIRKMAEELGLNVAHKADSQEICFIPDHDYAKFIEENSDAVPGPGNFVDMDGNVLGRHEGITHYTVGQRKGLNLSMGRPVFVVEIRPETNEVVIGDSEDVFTDSLICDKLNWMAVDGLHGKEMQVMAKIRYSHKGAPCVIREAGEGLVECRFLEKVRAVTPGQAVVFYDGDYVVGGGTIR; this is encoded by the coding sequence ATATTGAATCAGAATAAAAAGGTAGTGGTAGGTATGTCAGGCGGCGTCGATTCTTCGGTGGCCGCCTGGCTTTTGACGCAGCAGGGGTATGAGGTGATCGGAGTCACCATGCAGATCTGGCAGGACGAGGAAGAGACCGTGCAGCAGGAGAACGGCGGATGCTGTGGCCTCAGCGCCGTGGACGATGCGAGACGGGTGGCCTGGCAGCTTGGTATCCCCTATTATGTGATGAACTTCAAGCGGGAGTTTAAGGCCAGTGTGATGGATTATTTTGTGGAGGAGTATCTGCGCGGGCGGACCCCCAATCCCTGTATTGCCTGCAACCGTTATGTAAAATGGGAGTCGCTGTTAAAGCGCAGCATGGACATTGGCGCGGATTATATCGCCACGGGCCATTACGCCCGGGTGGAGCAGCTTCCAGGCGGCAGATATGCTCTGAAAAAGTCGGCGACGGCGGCGAAGGACCAGACCTACGCCCTCTATAACCTGACTCAGGACCAGCTTGCCCACACGCTGATGCCGGTGGGGGAATACACCAAGGATGAGATTCGGAAGATGGCGGAGGAGCTTGGGCTTAACGTGGCCCACAAGGCCGACAGCCAAGAGATCTGCTTTATCCCGGATCATGACTACGCGAAATTCATCGAGGAGAATTCGGACGCGGTCCCGGGACCGGGGAATTTTGTGGACATGGACGGCAATGTGCTGGGCCGTCATGAGGGCATCACCCACTACACGGTGGGGCAGAGGAAAGGCCTGAACCTGTCCATGGGCCGGCCGGTATTCGTGGTGGAGATCCGCCCTGAGACAAACGAAGTGGTCATCGGGGATTCAGAAGATGTGTTTACGGATTCCCTGATCTGTGATAAACTCAACTGGATGGCAGTCGACGGCCTGCATGGAAAGGAAATGCAGGTCATGGCAAAGATCCGTTACAGCCACAAGGGCGCGCCCTGCGTGATCCGGGAAGCCGGGGAAGGGCTGGTGGAGTGCCGGTTCCTGGAAAAGGTGCGTGCGGTGACGCCGGGACAGGCTGTCGTGTTCTATGACGGAGATTATGTAGTAGGCGGAGGAACGATACGATGA
- the nifU gene encoding Fe-S cluster assembly scaffold protein NifU encodes MYTEKVMDHFEHPRNVGELENPSGVGTVGNAKCGDIMRMYLDIDENQVIRDVKFKTFGCGAAVATSSMATELVKGKTVQEALTITNKAVMEALDGLPPVKVHCSLLAEEAIHAALWDYAQKNGIQIDGLKKPVSDISEHEDDGDEEY; translated from the coding sequence ATGTATACAGAAAAAGTGATGGATCATTTTGAGCATCCAAGAAACGTAGGAGAACTTGAAAACCCCAGCGGCGTTGGCACCGTAGGAAACGCCAAGTGCGGCGATATCATGAGGATGTATCTGGACATTGACGAGAACCAGGTCATCCGCGACGTGAAGTTTAAGACCTTCGGCTGTGGGGCGGCTGTGGCTACCAGCAGCATGGCGACTGAGCTGGTAAAAGGCAAGACCGTCCAGGAAGCCCTGACCATTACCAACAAAGCGGTGATGGAAGCACTTGACGGATTGCCGCCAGTTAAGGTACACTGTTCTTTGTTGGCAGAGGAAGCGATCCATGCGGCGCTGTGGGATTATGCACAGAAGAACGGGATCCAGATCGATGGCCTGAAAAAGCCGGTCAGCGATATCAGTGAACATGAAGATGATGGGGATGAGGAATATTGA